A single genomic interval of Leishmania panamensis strain MHOM/PA/94/PSC-1 chromosome 25 sequence harbors:
- a CDS encoding hypothetical protein (TriTrypDB/GeneDB-style sysID: LpmP.25.0640), whose amino-acid sequence MRACRILRRGHMDVEPWMGVSCYPVGPLLVGGVPTIRAGYDHFKFMRPQAPLRAVRLDKPLPPVLFNRMDQIVLIENALALQRTENQITVALSQLALGIRNAENFLEKHLMNKEVRPSIHTLWFHEGGLREHPHVLSGLAAHHLVPLFSLISYDVERGKMTVFQAEELYEELMDCSVAQPKIVQRELANQMVRAYCLNDDYDKAIRVVDEMWTKRIRRTFVTYAPLFRMIRARRDVAQQIKLLNYMYKTEGGRLPKFLYIDLPRMLYMLGVFARYNWIPINVCFTVVCTALTLQYTNYAKW is encoded by the coding sequence ATGCGCGCCTGTCGAATACTGCGCCGCGGCCACATGGACGTAGAGCCATGGATGGGGGTGAGTTGCTACCCCGTAGGACCTTTGCTGGTCGGCGGCGTCCCGACCATTCGCGCCGGCTACGACCACTTTAAGTTCATGCGTCCACAAGCGCCACTACGGGCTGTGAGGTTGGATAAGCCTCTGCCACCGGTGCTCTTCAACCGCATGGACCAGATTGTCCTTATCGAAAACGCGCTCGCCCTCCAGCGGACGGAAAATCAGATTACAGTcgcgctgtcgcagctggCGCTCGGCATCCGCAATGCGGAGAACTTTCTTGAGAAGCATCTCATGAACAAGGAGGTGCGGCCGTCAATTCATACGTTGTGGTTCCACGAGGGCGGCCTGCGCGAGCACCCTCATGTGTTATCCGGCCTGGCGGCTCACCACTTAGTGCCACTCTTCAGTCTGATTAGCTACGACGTGGAGCGGGGCAAGATGACTGTTTTCCAAGCGGAGGAGCTGTACGAGGAGCTCATGGACTGCTCAGTGGCTCAGCCGAAGATTGTGCAGCGGGAGCTGGCGAACCAGATGGTGCGTGCTTATTGCCTGAACGATGACTATGACAAGGCAATCCGCGTGGTGGATGAGATGTGGACCAAACGTATCCGCCGCACCTTTGTCACCTATGCCCCACTCTTCCGCATGATTCGCGCGAGGCGGgatgtggcgcagcagatCAAACTGCTGAATTACATGTACAAGACAGAAGGTGGCCGACTGCCAAAGTTTCTCTATATTGACCTACCGCGGATGCTGTACATGCTTGGCGTGTTTGCCCGCTACAACTGGATCCCGATCAACGTCTGCTTCACCGTTGTATGCACGGCGCTGACGTTGCAATACACAAACTACGCAAAGTGGTAG
- a CDS encoding hypothetical protein (TriTrypDB/GeneDB-style sysID: LpmP.25.0650), which yields MSEAVVRAERELYAYVVALQNALQVAAEDAMPQSLWDGTGEEDGVLGNTVADENHQGGIPDTLIQQVERETALERRRIQELLHRQLAPQRAALCASIVQLGGGQDASGNIIDVPVAVLDQEIAAAATESAELGRRMVELYDEAAWLAARIEAEVMGKSVPSL from the coding sequence ATGTCCGAGGCTGTCGTGCGCGCAGAGCGGGAGCTGTACGCGTACGTGGTGGCACTACAGAATGCACTACAGGTCGCAGCTGAGGATGCTATGCCGCAAAGCCTATGGGATGGCACCGGGGAGGAAGACGGCGTACTCGGCAACACTGTGGCGGATGAGAATCATCAAGGCGGAATACCCGACACCTTGATTCAACAGGTAGAGCGTGAGACGGCACTTGAGCGGCGCCGCATTCAAGAGCTTCTGCACCGGCAGCTGGCTCCACAGCGAGCTGCCCTCTGTGCGTCCATTGTGCAACTCGGTGGTGGTCAGGATGCTTCCGGGAACATCATCGATGTCCCGGTAGCGGTGCTCGACCAGGAGATCGCAGCCGCGGCTACGGAAAGCGCAGAGCTGGGCCGGCGCATGGTGGAGCTGTACGACGAGGCGGCGTGGCTCGCCGCGCGAatcgaggcggaggtgatggGCAAGTCGGTGCCATCCCTGTAG
- a CDS encoding hypothetical protein (TriTrypDB/GeneDB-style sysID: LpmP.25.0660), which produces MSLDCEGDGAPCVECGEFDFLPYACLRCGGTFCAAHTICHHIPGHAALTAAGVASALPLSEAQGDAEVSKAAPLCMPLQGVSSTLTEADATPTSSALFDRQQHRCAVCQSVLCALAPCPQCGDCYCAAHRFHGHEDITSKKWQQLRANPRAVFFGQRGNNSTTTVDPIAALCSTFTSAHPLVLAPVGYRSRRMSALALIVAPATAVAMAFTGTPMSGSEGSPYTIGVCSLIVATEMSVGQLCDRLVGFLRDAWIPVMEQEQDSEAAGSVASLGWSEWVSSAPSSLLSVVPAVPTPDSTAAVGSAWRRVPALSLVQLPADVILRKAPIVSATVLLRLADTTTAECTAPEADVALRRFMTTILYGKAATSSTTAPWTSAMASAHRDDRVKALATRLYLQQQLLCRATEDAHESTAASADVTSDKAEGRSAQLLEGRTGASVQGIGTVVELTPDAEGDITPSPTTVSDAADSTKPLPVVAVWPFRHAPPLNNFNFFNSKLNPCGIAAIRPAAAPRVVVAVFVVDATLPVAVMPMCIAVGHNWPLARVVDRIREEVGEQQLAQHRDARAALNTFSVHHLGNGSGASSAAAGIAREPVCLWSGYAQPFTSSTPVTLQSADVLLLCPADSPGAEVALREELQRLRGLTGKAKAALKADQVKKCTVM; this is translated from the coding sequence ATGAGTCTGGACTGCGAGGGGGACGGGGCCCCATGTGTGGAGTGCGGCGAGTTCGACTTCTTGCCGTACGCATGCCTGCGGTGTGGCGGCACGTTTTGCGCGGCGCACACGATTTGTCACCACATTCCGGGACACGCTGcgctcaccgctgctggtgtggcaTCAGCGTTGCCACTCAGCGAAGCTCAGGGCGATGCTGAGGTGTCAAAGGCTGCCCCGCTATGCATGCCTTTGCAAGGGGTATCGTCGACACTCACCGAAGCTGACGCGACACCAACATCAAGCGCGCTCTTTGATCGACAGCAGCATCGATGCGCTGTTTGTCAGTCGGTGCTGTGCGCTCTGGCGCCATGTCCTCAGTGCGGGGACTGCTATTGCGCAGCTCACCGCTTTCATGGCCACGAAGACATCACATCGAAAaagtggcagcagctgcgagcaAATCCGCGCGCCGTCTTCTTCGGACAGCGGGGCAACAACAGTACCACGACCGTCGATCCCATCGCTGCGTTGTGCTCTACGTTCACGTCAGCACACCCTCTCGTGCTCGCGCCTGTCGGATATCGTAGCCGCCGGATGTCTGCGCTGGCCCTCATCGTCGCACCTGCCACCGCTGTAGCGATGGCCTTTACGGGCACCCCAATGAGTGGTAGCGAAGGGTCCCCCTATACTATCGGCGTCTGCAGCTTGATTGTAGCGACGGAGATGTCGGTGGGTCAGCTATGCGATCGACTCGTGGGGTTTCTGCGAGATGCATGGATACCCGTCATGGAACAGGAACAGGATAGCGAGGCAGCCGGTTCGGTGGCGTCGCTGGGGTGGTCGGAGTGGGTCTCCTCAGCGCCCTCGTCCTTGCTCAGTGTGGTTCCCGCTGTCCCCACCCCTGATAGTACGGCAGCTGTCGGGTCAGCATGGCGCCGTgtgccagcgctgtcgctggtgcagctcccGGCCGATGTTATTCTACGGAAGGCACCAATAGTGAGTGCGACGGTGTTATTGCGCCTCGCCGATACCACCACGGCAGAGTGCACGGCGCCGGAGGCGGATGTGGCTCTACGACGTTTCATGACAACAATCCTGTACGGGAAGGCCGCTACCTCCTCAACGACTGCTCCGTGGACGTCTGCAATGGCCTCCGCTCACCGCGATGATCGCGTCAAGGCGCTCGCCACGCGCCTCTatcttcagcagcagctgctctgccgtGCCACGGAAGACGCTCATGAAAGcactgccgccagcgcagaTGTGACATCGGACAAAGCAGAAGGGCGGAGTGCTCAGCTGCTAGAGGGTCGTACTGGGGCCTCTGTGCAGGGGATAGGGACGGTGGTAGAGCTGACACCCGACGCTGAGGGTGATATTACTCCATCACCCACTACCGTCTCCGATGCGGCTGACAGCACGAAGCCTTTGCCGGTCGTGGCAGTGTGGCCGTTCCGACACGCTCCACCGCTGAACAACTTCAACTTTTTCAACTCTAAGCTGAATCCGTGCGGCATTGCTGCAATTcgccctgctgccgccccgCGCGTTGTCGTGGCGGTCTTCGTCGTGGATGCCACCCTACCGGTGGCAGTGATGCCCATGTGCATTGCGGTTGGCCACAACTGGCCACTTGCTCGTGTAGTCGATCGCATTCGCGAGGAAGTGGGAGAGCAGCaactcgcgcagcaccgtgACGCCAGGGCAGCGCTCAATACGTTCTCTGTGCATCATCttggcaacggcagcggcgcctcctccgcagcggcgggtATTGCGAGAGAGCCAGTCTGCTTATGGAGTGGCTATGCGCAGCCCTTCACCTCGTCCACTCCGGTGACGCTGCAAAGTGCGGatgtactgctgctgtgccccGCGGATTCGCCTGGTGCCGAGGTGGCGCTGAGGGAAGAGCTGCAAAGACTTCGGGGTTTGACGGGAAAAGCGAAGGCGGCGCTCAAAGCAGATCAAGTGAAGAAGTGCACTGTTATGTGA
- a CDS encoding hypothetical protein (TriTrypDB/GeneDB-style sysID: LpmP.25.0670), protein MLRRTCVSRGHATSNLFAPPHSGRWFNPPHQWTMTDTFVPAFFLGFSPMAICVYLYHAAYMPQYSHYQEKNYYLAQVYTKEFIHKYNRLERWRWY, encoded by the coding sequence atgctgcgccgcacttGCGTATCTCGTGGCCACGCCACCTCGAACCTTTTCGCCCCTCCTCATTCGGGTCGCTGGTTCAACCCGCCGCACCAGTGGACGATGACCGACACGTTTGTGCCAGCCTTCTTCCTCGGTTTCTCGCCCATGGCCATCTGCGTCTACCTCTACCACGCCGCATACATGCCGCAGTACTCGCACTACCAGGAGAAGAACTACTACCTGGCCCAGGTCTACACTAAGGAGTTTATCCACAAGTACAACCGCCTAgagcgctggaggtggtaCTAA
- a CDS encoding epsin, putative (TriTrypDB/GeneDB-style sysID: LpmP.25.0680) — protein MNFTQQLWSVKEWGRVMVSRSEYVTLVHEATNDEKWGPTGPQMDAVCNAYTRGSSEILNELRNRLNNRNKSWRPCYKSLLVIDYLARNVDGRYLPEICALVPLMRSISTSFYYTNPKGVDHGVSVRERAKKLADLLSDGLQLREERAVAANTREKLSRNAHDCGGPNIDPYGGAYSGGYRENHERDNYGGYGSAPRQAYDSYRPSPPPAPVLARPLSKEEQERCDMGLALRMQRDEERRSGISAAQLEEMYANSARQNKHEAEPHRVTAEEDDERLARRLQHEEEERARSQGLSLPTLNSSKPSTTPVRPPSPKVTPSAELEKPSQPEAKVLDDLFTPPPVAPPAAAAAAPTPAPAPVTPADPFDAFLNASLVSAPPQQSPLVHQQQQVLPQQNAWGHPQAPSGAWGAPQLQQQQQQPPQQPSLWGQFSSAPPSNSWAQPQPQQSNSWGQFQQGLSQQQPMGNSNSASTWGQPPTLQTRDPWGQSQESPLPPQSSSWGQLQQQPQLGSWNQVSAPAQQLPDLSNRPQEATTTTTHNTTNNAGNLDMWGALDQFANQRHK, from the coding sequence ATGAACTTCACACAGCAGCTGTGGTCTGTGAAGGAGTGGGGCCGGGTGATGGTCAGCAGAAGCGAGTACGTCACACTTGTGCACGAGGCGACCAACGATGAAAAGTGGGGGCCAACGGGGCCGCAGATGGATGCTGTGTGCAACGCTTACACCCGCGGCAGCTCCGAGATCCTGAACGAGCTGCGCAACCGTCTCAACAACCGCAACAAATCGTGGCGGCCTTGCTACAAGTCACTGCTTGTGATTGACTACCTCGCCCGAAACGTTGATGGGCGTTACCTGCCGGAGATCTGCGCCTTGGTGCCCCTCATGCGCTCCATCTCCACTAGTTTCTACTACACCAATCCTAAGGGCGTTGATCACGGCGTGTCGGTGCGGGAGCGGGCGAAGAAGCTCGCGGACCTGCTCAGTGatggcctgcagctgcgtgaggaGCGCGCTGTAGCGGCGAATACAAGAGAGAAGCTCTCCCGCAACGCCCATGATTGCGGCGGCCCGAACATCGACCCCTACGGTGGCGCGTACAGCGGTGGGTATCGCGAAAACCACGAGCGTGACAATTACGGTGGCTACGGCAGCGCCCCCCGCCAGGCCTATGACTCGtaccgcccctccccccctcccgccccgGTGCTGGCCCGCCCGCTCAGtaaggaggagcaggagcggtgCGATATGGGGTTGGCGCTGCGCATGCAGCGTGatgaggagcggcgcagcgggatTTCGgccgcgcagctggaggaaaTGTACGCAAACAGCGCTCGCCAGAACAAACACGAGGCAGAGCCCCACAGGGTAACCgcggaggaagacgacgagaGACTTGCCAGGCGACTCCAgcatgaagaggaggagcgggcgCGGTCCCAGGGCCTATCACTGCCGACGCTCAACTCGAGCAAGCCATCCACCACGCCAGTAAGGCCCCCCTCGCCCAAGGTGACTCCTTCCGCGGAGCTGGAGAAACCCAGCCAGCCTGAGGCGAAAGTGCTGGACGATCTCttcactcctccccccgtcgctccacccgctgccgctgccgctgcccctaCCCCTGCCCCTGCCCCTGTTACGCCTGCGGACCCCTTCGATGCCTTCCTCAACGCCAGCCTGGTatctgcaccaccgcagcagagcCCGTTGGTtcatcaacagcagcaggtcCTCCCTCAGCAGAATGCATGGGGGCACCCCCAGGCACCCAGTGGCGCTTGGGGTgcaccacagctgcagcagcagcagcagcagccgccgcagcagcccagCCTGTGGGGACAATTTTCCAGCGCTCCACCAAGCAATTCATGGGCGCAAcctcagccgcagcagtcgaACTCATGGGGCCAATTTCAGCAGGGGCtctcacagcagcagcccatgGGCAATAGCAATAGCGCTAGCACGTGGGGTCAACCTCCTACACTGCAGACACGGGACCCGTGGGGCCAGTCGCAGgagtcaccgctgccgccgcagtcaAGCTCATGGggccagctccagcagcagcctcagtTGGGTAGTTGGAACCAGGTAtctgcaccagcgcagcagctgcccgACTTGTCGAACCGGCCACAGGAAGCTACCACGACGACGACTCATAACACCACCAACAACGCGGGTAACTTGGATATGTGGGGGGCGTTGGACCAGTTCGCCAACCAACGCCAcaaatga
- a CDS encoding myosin heavy chain kinase c-like protein (TriTrypDB/GeneDB-style sysID: LpmP.25.0690): protein MMRPDMTDFTSSLQSVSSSTLTTPQNAKVGLPRRMDLSPQSLHEEVESLRSSMGFTADSGGPSPPLPSQQLPTDQPRQHKSDKSHHTSHENSPRSPNRSCSGGALLSQSSLPLLPLLASVMGSHTEFLTRFAVPSSQTINGKEHDQGMSFSSADAAPSPALNTLSSRLLPALESVSPSGVIAESLVASSAGKDLSSPALRGGFLPESISRVESSVSSLSHSAVRLHRGRARGSRSGDCSEGSSGMDGNRNDDATSLLPLPLIAQSLTSASSSLRGRQLTPALQELGTSNAPTVLPMLSCSSSQTSMHHGDEDPCLALALTIVADASTAVGQPSRSPHPVFLPTSMHKCGDAIPIEPSSSFSLPQSSRRAPVVDRGCDDDAETGADLPTHLKSNDRGGGTGIFPRPPVLLTVEAALLTLTDDLMEPWPLQNSTTMGAVMCGSNPASPSAKSTVITPIANAGSSRFDTSFPESVEYAPEITWPPTGERFSDPKHGSAQSLDHDNCSTAARGATCQRRPSDSIENDDAVHPKRAKCRRKKGRKEGKAKRQKNGETAAEGENGVVGEALKTVAVGHKSDSGLARKRERKRQLKHEKMKAMSSEERRQYKAEHQRRRAAKKAMRSFAAADSSHIERSDHADMSGSRQCPSSPPSFSSLPKVLPTVSIVEQHLPLSSSPELPQPSIFVTAAAAAPDATSTNPHARQSSPESQVEQSLPSLSGRTSLEDLGATLSPHVLASTCNASTKTPGDRGSALLNTLQVRRCTSASGGGVPVMLGMALPAKGVSGTPAPFRRRFFSDNTDMTQEHGCKNSFLYLTSSTPAKVLGQEGQLQVHDAGAEGCGLECDAALETDDDDANNYAHNEKGGPLCKQLMNGSSGAIDVGPERASMPSRSALSPAPHPPAAAAGSGTAAILELKQGHEVRPRHLLHSPAAGTSLPAVLASVVNVNGNVASVAVSEFMSVTASASGQGIHHRQVPSVALRSDTEASQSMRPCQNQSHGGDSLTDAAKNETVAVSVSSMLCSSLSNRSRTKDEEKAAAEPAARGDVGNESCIAGRSALASVVAASVELAAARKARRSPFSSCSSFRSRSSDDESAESSTECSYSSSGSLVPEVLPLVEGCNGPPPAAAFSDLKYRYLCVPQLHSYAEPAIIHEWNLTEGCWGRVETSVVLSTQPFSQGYMRASYYMIDMRRLNCLLVAKRYLKSNVKDDQYFDDVSMHSIAGHWARVFNTMNPPKRVRFVPAAVLMLPKRNPPLILAMEPQLTGKFVKYNNNFGYVRRRARWTPQAFSHFTYHASEHELMVVDIQGVDDYYTDPQILSPDGEGYGRGNLGKEGIRRFLESHKCNGVCRAVGLPPLHRNSKGVITPLASSGSGRSSAGPGTPAGKDWPSTAATSSSGMKEERLPPKAFMLARRASSGNTPGHGHNGVSLSSRQPNEVTVRLSPAPPPRQTLHSGSGLSSLSPVVAMPSPLTPGALPPRVGPVHNYGVKYVRCPRQALIRPQSQYFVSTAAGGLMSVPQQGSGAPNGYSNGGSLSALQGYSTIGEQSSGNVGGSPANGSAGTPKGMACIGGHGGASPSPQGSVMMAVPLLRPPAGGRLGYAGCQPNTNPDGLYLLAAQKSGENVGTSHQTPHQTPHLRPNATTSMSGDVPSFYPHPPVISAVGTPTRKCISHQNSSMAVASTIQSTEDMPMTNRAGSQRHSFSRRPVFSAVEEMVTSKSKSRYQHHSHY, encoded by the coding sequence ATGATGCGGCCGGACATGACGGATTTCACGAGCAGCCTTCAGAGTGTTTCTTCCTCCACGCTGACTACCCCACAAAACGCCAAAGTCGGCTTGCCACGTCGTATGGACTTGTCTCCGCAGTCACTGCATGAGGAGGTGGAGtccctccgcagcagcatggGCTTCACAGCCGACTCTGGTGGgccgtcgccgcctctgcctaGCCAGCAGCTACCCACAGACCAACCGCGGCAGCACAAAAGCGATAAGAGTCACCATACCAGCCATGAGAACAGTCCCCGCTCCCCCAACAGGTCCTGTAGCGGGGGTGCACTACTTTCTCAGTCAAGCTTACCGTTGCTGCCTCTGTTGGCCAGTGTGATGGGTTCGCACACGGAATTTTTAACTCGATTCGCCGTCCCTTCCTCCCAAACGATAAATGGGAAGGAGCATGACCAAGGCATGAGTTTCTCTTCCGCCGACGCCGCTCCATCTCCGGCACTAAACACTCTCTCGTCGCGTTTGTTGCCTGCCCTAGAAAGTGTAAGCCCTAGTGGGGTGATAGCTGAGTCACTAGTCGCATCCTCGGCGGGCAAGGACTTGTCAAGCCCCGCCCTGCGCGGCGGCTTTCTGCCTGAAAGCATTTCTCGCGTGGAGTCATCGGTGTCGTCCCTGTCACACAGCGCAGTCCGGCTGCACCGCGGCAGAGCGCGCGGTAGTCGTTCGGGCGACTGCAGCGAGGGCTCCAGTGGCATGGACGGCAACAGGAACGATGATGCGACGTCGCTGCTTCCGCTGCCACTCATTGCACAGTCGCTGACGAGCGCCTCCTCAAGTTTGCGGGGCCGCCAGCTTACCCCAGCCCTGCAGGAGCTGGGGACTTCGAATGCCCCAACTGTTTTACCGATGCtgtcctgctcctcctcacagaCCTCGATGCACCACGGAGACGAGGATCCCTGCCTTGCGCTCGCCCTGACGATTGTGGCCGATGCGTCGACAGCTGTTGGACAGCCATCGCGGTCACCGCATCCGGTGTTCCTCCCCACGAGCATGCATAAGTGTGGTGACGCCATTCCCATCGAGCCAtccagctccttcagcttgCCGCAGTCCTCGCGCCGTGCACCTGTCGTGGACAGGGGTTGCGATGACGATGCGGAGACGGGGGCGGACCTTCCAACCCACCTCAAGTCTAacgaccgcggcggcggcaccggcatCTTTCCTAGACCCCCGGTGTTGCtcacggtggaggcggcgctgctgacgctgacAGACGATCTGATGGAGCCATGGCCCTTGCAAAATTCAACCACAATGGGGGCGGTGATGTGCGGAAGCAACCCTGCCTCTCCGAGTGCAAAAAGTACGGTTATCACACCCATCGCGAACGCCGGCTCCAGCCGCTTTGACACGTCCTTTCCCGAGAGCGTCGAGTACGCGCCTGAGATAACGTGGCCGCCAACTGGTGAGCGTTTCAGCGACCCCAAACACGGAAGTGCACAAAGCCTCGACCACGACAACTGCTCTACCGCCGCCCGCGGAGCGACATGCCAGCGGCGACCCAGCGACTCCATCGAgaacgacgacgccgtgcaCCCTAAGCGAGCAAAGTGCCGCCGGAAGAAGGGGCGGAAGGAGGGTAAGGCCAAGCGGCAGAAGAACGGCgagacagcggcggaggGTGAGAACGGGGTGGTCGGTGAGGCGCTGAAGACGGTTGCGGTCGGGCACAAGTCGGACAGCGGTCTTGCCCGCAAGCGTGAGCGCAAGCGACAGCTGAAGCACGAGAAGATGAAGGCGATGTCGTcggaggagcggcggcagtacaAGGCGGAGCATCAGCGCCGGCGTGCTGCGAAGAAGGCAATGCGTTCCTTTGCAGCTGCGGACTCGTCACACATTGAGCGCAGCGATCACGCTGACatgagcggcagcaggcagTGTCCCAgcagccccccctctttctcttcgcttcctAAAGTCCTGCCCACGGTGAGTATTGTTGAGCAGCATCTCCCACTATCTTCCTCACCGGAGCTGCCTCAGCCTTCGATATTTGTtaccgctgcggctgcagctcctgATGCCACATCGACAAACCCGCACGCACGGCAGTCATCACCGGAGTCGCAAGTCGAGCAGAGTCTCCCAAGCCTGTCCGGCAGGACCTCTTTGGAGGATCTTGGCGCGACACTTTCACCGCACGTCCTCGCTAGCACGTGCAACGCGTCAACCAAAACGCCGGGTGACCGAGGCAGCGCCTTGCTGAATACGCTTCAagtgcggcggtgcacgaGCGCCTCTGGTGGCGGCGTTCCCGTCATGCTTGGCATGGCGCTCCCAGCGAAAGGGGTATCAGGTACTCCAGCGCCGTTTCGTCGCCGCTTTTTCAGTGACAACACCGACATGACGCAGGAGCATGGCTGCAAGAACAGCTTTCTCTACCTAACCAGCAGCACTCCCGCTAAGGTGCTCGGGCAGGAAGGGCAGCTACAGGTCCACGACGCAGGCGCCGAGGGCTGCGGCCTGGAGTGCGATGCTGCACTCGAGAcggatgacgacgacgcgaATAACTACGCTCACAATGAGAAGGGTGGCCCACTGTGTAAGCAACTGAtgaacggcagcagcggtgccatcGATGTGGGTCCTGAGCGCGCTTCGATGCCCAGCAGGAGTGCGCTGAGTCCAGCCCCACACCCtcccgcagccgcggcgggaTCCGGCACGGCTGCCATTCTGGAGCTGAAGCAGGGACACGAAGTGCGGCCACGGCATCTGTTGCACTCGCCAGCGGCTGGTACCTCGCTCCCTGCCGTGCTTGCTTCCGTGGTCAACGTCAATGGTAATGTTGCTTCGGTCGCTGTAAGCGAGTTCATGTCGGTGACTGCGTCTGCTTCCGGACAGGGCATTCATCATCGTCAGGTGCCGAGCGTGGCTCTGCGATCCGACACGGAGGCAAGCCAATCCATGAGGCCATGTCAGAACCAATCACATGGGGGAGATTCGCTGACAGACGCCGCAAAGAATGAGACAGTTGCCGTGTCCGTGTCCTCCATGTTGTGCAGCTCCTTGTCCAATCGATCTCGCACCAAGGAtgaggagaaggcagcggccGAGCCGGCAGCAAGGGGTGATGTTGGTAATGAGAGTTGTATCGCCGGGAGAAGCGCTCTAGCATCGGTGGTAGCGGCATCAGTAGaactggcggcggcgcggaaGGCCAGGCGGAGCCCGTTCTCGTCGTGCTCCTCCTTTCggagtcgcagcagcgatgacgagAGCGCCGAAAGCAGCACTGAGTgcagctacagcagcagcggtagcctggtgccggaggtgctgccgctggtggagGGCTGCAACGGGCCGCCCCCCGCGGCTGCCTTTTCCGATCTCAAGTATCGTTACTTGTGTGTGCCGCAACTTCACAGCTACGCCGAGCCGGCCATCATCCACGAGTGGAACCTCACTGAGGGCTGTTGGGGCAGAGTGGAGACGAGTGTGGTGCTCAGCACGCAGCCCTTCTCGCAGGGGTACATGCGTGCTTCCTACTACATGATCGACATGCGTCGACTCAACTGCCTCTTGGTGGCGAAGCGGTACTTGAAGTCGAACGTGAAGGACGACCAGTACTTTGACGATGTCTCAATGCACAGCATTGCAGGCCACTGGGCACGCGTCTTCAACACAATGAACCCACCGAAGAGGGTCCGCTTCGTTCCTGCGGCTGTCCTGATGCTGCCAAAGCGCAACCCGCCGCTGATACTGGCTATGGAGCCGCAGCTGACCGGCAAGTTTGTGAAGTACAATAACAACTTCGGCTACGTGCGGCGAAGAGCGCGATGGACGCCTCAGGCCTTTTCTCACTTCACGTACCACGCCAGCGAGCATGAGCTTATGGTGGTGGACATCCAAGGTGTTGACGACTACTACACCGACCCACAGATTCTCTCCCCAGACGGGGAGGGGTATGGCCGCGGAAATCTCGGCAAAGAGGGCATCCGCCGTTTCCTTGAGAGTCATAAGTGTAACGGGGTGTGTCGTGCTGTCGGCCTGCCACCGCTACATCGAAACTCCAAGGGTGTCATCACACCTCTGGCGTCGTCGGGAAGTGGCCGTAGCAGCGCCGGGCCAGGCACGCCGGCGGGAAAGGATTGGCCAAGTACAGCGGCGACTTCTTCGTCTGGGATGAAGGAGGAGCGACTCCCCCCGAAGGCCTTCATGCTCGCacgccgcgcctcctcggGGAACACGCCAGGCCACGGGCACAACGGTGTGTCGCTCAGTTCGCGGCAGCCAAACGAGGTCACCGTGAGGTtgtcgccagcgccgccaccgcggcagaCACTGCACTCAGGCAGCGGGTTGTCGTCTCTGTCACCAGTGGTAGCGATGCCGTCTCCACTGACCCCTGGCGCCTTGCCACCCCGTGTGGGGCCGGTGCACAACTATGGTGTCAAGTACGTGCGGTGCCCGCGGCAGGCGCTTATCCGGCCGCAGAGCCAGTACTTcgtctccaccgctgcaggtggGCTGATGTCGGTGCCGCAGcaaggcagcggtgcgccaaACGGGTacagcaacggcggctcATTGTCGGCGCTTCAAGGCTATTCGACAATAGGTgagcagagcagcggcaatgTGGGCGGATCGCCAGCCAACGGGAGCGCTGGCACGCCTAAAGGCATGGCTTGTATTGGCGGCCATGGCGGTGCGAGTCCCTCTCCACAAGGATCGGTGATGATGgcggtgccactgctgcgtcCGCCGGCGGGCGGGCGGCTCGGATACGCCGGATGCCAGCCTAACACCAACCCGGACGGACTCTACCTCTTGGCGGCGCAGAAGAGCGGCGAGAACGTCGGCACATCGCACCAGACGCCGCACCAGACGCCGCACCTGCGGCccaacgccaccaccagTATGAGCGGCGACGTGCCCAGTTTCTACCCGCACCCACCTGTGATCAGCGCTGTCGGTACCCCTACCAGAAAGTGCATCTCGCACCAGAACTCTTCCATGGCAGTGGCGTCGACGATCCAATCCACCGAAGATATGCCCATGACAAATAGGGCCGGGTCACAGCGCCACTCCTTCAGTCGCCGGCCAGTCTTCTCGGCTGTCGAGGAGATGGTGACGAGCAAGTCCAAGTCTCGCTACCAGCATCATTCACACTATTAG